The DNA sequence ccagccctggaatggCTCAGACACAACAGAAACACCATGGATCTGCTGTAGTACAATGGCTTCCACTTCTGTGATACCTCACCTGAGCAAAGCCCCTTTTATAAGGGCCTAACAGAAATTCCTCCCAAGACCAGCCCCCATAGCTGTAATTATTCATTACTGTAGGAATTTAcacttttcttcccctttcatATGCAGGACTCCTGCTACACAGCTGAGACCACCCTGGAAAGGACAAAGGAAATCTGCACAATTTCAGCCTCAGGAGAGCTGACACCAGTTCCTGCTCTGGTATGATTCATGCAGCTCTTAACACCACATAATGCATGGGACAGAGAGAAAATTTGggtgagaaaagagaaagtggATTGTAGATTGAAAAAGGACTGCTGCTGAGGCAACAGCCAAACAAAACAGATGTGGCACTtaaagctctgctctgggtgacaaggtggggattggtgacaggttggatttgatgatcctggaggtcttttccaacctcaatgattCTGTAATAGAGGGGCTTTGGGAAATGTGCTGCAGGCACACTCAGAGGAGTCAAAACAGACTTGACTGAGCAGCAGGGCCCCACCTCCAGCCGCTGGtcacagctcctggtgcagtGCTGGCTGATGTCCAGGGTGACAATGGCTCCGCTGGGGAACTTCATGCTGATGGTGACCATGTCCACATCCCTCAGGCAGCCCATGTCTGGGGACAAAACAGGCCTGGCTCACCCCAGAAACAGCAAACCAGCACATCCTAGAGCTACAAACTGCTGTTCTTCCTTTGGGAGGTGACACTGGCTTTGTGACAGcttcccacagcaccccagcTGCTTCACCAGCATTCCTGATGGaacacaggcagctctgcaggaacacacagccccaggcccAACTCCaccctcccagcctgcagctctctaATGAGGGCACCCACCTGTGCTTCCAGGAACAGGCAACTTCCAGCACGTTGCTGGAGCAGACAGAGGGTACAGAACCCTCCTGGAGGGCTCTTGTTTGCTGCACTTCAATGCTGTGCCATGCAAGAGAGTGTTGCATCCTGCCCCTCCTCACCCCAGCCAGCCAAgcttggcagctgctgcaatTACCTTAATTAAAACTctgcatttccatttcaaaaacGGCACCTTCCACATTTTAGGGTTCGTTTAAATGAGTGTGGTAACCCAGAGTGTGCACATCAACCCAACATGACCCAGAGCAAAggcacagctgtgtgctgggatcCACAGGGAAGGgccagagaaagcagagaatgAACATTTCATTGACATTTTTGTGAGCTCAAACCTTAGCTCAGTTATCTTCTGTACTCTGGTTCCAAATCTGGTGTCCTGCAGAGTCATGTTCAATGATAACTCCACTTCAACTGCTTCACATCAGCAGGAGATTCACCAGATTCAGAGATCTTCACCAAATACCCCCAAGGAACCTGCCTTATGTTCCACCAGCCTGTTTATTCAGCTGCTCCATGATGGAACAATTGTCATGGCTATAATGCTCTCATTCCTTCTTTCTTGCTAGTTTTAACCTTGAAGTCCAGAGGTACCCAATAAACTATCAAAAGAAAGACTCATTCTTACCTGCACAGAAGGCATGGCCCAGGGAAAATATTGTATCTGGCACACTCTCTCCCAACAACAAACTGATAATATCTATGTCATGCACGGCAGCATTGTAAAAAATTCCACCTGGAAGAAGCAAAACTGGGCATTAATGTCTCCATATTGAAACCCACAGCTAATTCATATTTCTGAACTGCACAGAGATGGTATAAAAAGCCCCCACAGTGAAGAAACTAATACTAAAGGGacaaaaaaatgcacagaagtGAAGTTTGGTAAAGAAAACACTCCTCAAAAAACTCTCCTCCCCATGGATCTTAAGGCTATACAAATTCAGGGGAATTCCCACAGAAGGCAGAGACATTTCCAGAACAGGTTCTGGATCAACCTGGTCTGGTtaaggtgtctctgcccatggcagggggtggaacagaTGAGCTCAAATGTCCTTTCCcagccaaaccattccatgactctgaGTGAAGCCCAGACTcttcagcagggagctgctgggtaCCTGAGGCTTTCAGCAGgctcagagaggctgcaggataGAGGCTGCTGATGGTTGATACCCGGTGGATCCTGCCCAGGGCCCGGCTCTCCCGCACCTTCTTGTACAGgaactgcagggctgggtcaAAGCGCCTTCCAAGAGAAACAAGGATGAGGTTGTTAGGAAAATGaatccacaaacatcagaggtttatgtccaaaaaggagactgaggagtcctttttactttatttttataaagggagaggccatggggcattccctTGGgatctctccaatttttggaggatgcagcctccctttttatcccaatttccctgccacatttcccttctctctgtccccattggctgaggtacttgagaggcACAGACTTCCTAATacacctgataccaaagatttccctcaaatgtataaccctcccttttcatttttaattcttatggaatttaggggtttttcttccccattgtttctttcatctttcaatgtctaatttcgtttatcagcaaacctaaagtttatttgtaaaagcaaatatctttttccattcatcaatcagtggaatccttcccattgtttctttttatctcccagtgctggttttatctaccagcagacccacagcttgtttggaaagacaaatccactgTTCCTCTCAAGGTGAAACCAAGCTGATTTGAGGACCAAGTCAGGAAAGCCTGAGGAATCAGTGCTGCTTCCAGACATGggattttataaaaaataaatcacaggaaAACCACTGGTCTTACTTGTAGAACCCACACACGAGTGGCCTCCCACACCTGTCGGCCTCATCAAAACAGGCttctgctgtctgtctgtccaagCTGGGCAGCCCCTCACAGAACACACCTTTACCTGTGCAAAACAGGACACACACGGGGCTCAGGGGAGACACAGCTGCACAAAACACCTTGATCTTGAAGCAACAGCTCGTtacatttctggttttgatgGCATTTATCcccttctgcctgcctgctgtggTTTCAGCTGTCCCAGACCCCAGGAGTGGGACTGTTTTGGTGATAGCTTTCCTGTGAGTCCTGGTGGGATTTTAGGATGAGACACTGCCCAGTCATACAGGGACCAGCATAGCACAAACCCCACTGGTGTCCAGCCATTAACATCAGCAGGGATCTCAGACACTTTAATTGCACAGTTTGAgagcctgcacagctccagggctgctgctgaaacacaaacacactcaCAAGTGCACATCAACGGGCACAGGGAAAAGCTGAatgtgcagctgctcctctcaccTGCTCGTAAGGCATCTCTTACCATCTCAGGGGCTTTGTCAGGTGGAGAACAAATAATGGCTCCAGAAACTCTGCAGGAATCAAGAGAGATCTTCAGTAAGAACAAGGTTTTCACTAGATCAAACAATGCTCAAAAGCTCTATTTGGTAACAgtttaaaaaacctaaaacccCATTGCTCTGGAAGAGCCAGCTGGGTTATAGAAGGAACTCGGTGCCTGCTTCAAGGATGAAATGTAGTGACACACATAGATTAAAATCACAAGTGGCACAAAGGAATTGCAttgcttttcctgtgtcttCAAGGAGAAAGtcttttaaatgtttcctttaaaaaggatttaaatCCTGACAGTtatcacacacacagaaatccAAAGTATTTATGTGGTAGAGCTGCTGATCAATGCATCTTAGCTTCCTGTGATTCTTTATTTGCTAGTATCAAATCTGCCTTTCCTAAAAGCTCTGCCTTTTGCTCCTGCAATATTTTAGACCTGACAGCAACAGCACTTTAGTGATGTTACAGTTGTTCAGTTCAATCTAAAGCAAAATGCCACAATCCTCCCACAATTTACACCAACCCTCGCTTATCTCAGAGCTCCAAGAGCCACCAAACTCAGCTGACTGCTCTGAAACAGAGAAATTGGCAGGAAGCAGGGAAGCTGCCATTTACTATTGCTCTGTGGGAATGCAggaaaatgtttggtttttttaaatttcttaacAAAACTGCCTGTACCTAAACACCTCCAAGTTTCCATTAATCTGGGGCCCAGTTAAGCTGCTCAGAGACCCCTGAAGGACCTATGGGTAGGTAACAAAAGGGGCCCTCACTCCCACACAGATGGCCAGAGGCACagtctggggctgctgcagagttTCCCAGAGGAGAAGGCAAGGCTGGTATGGAGCCCCCCGCCCTGAGAAGAGCCACATCCAAGAGCTGGTGGAGCTGGTGAACAGAGGGACagtctggggctgctgcagagttTCCAGAGGGGAAGGCAAGGCTTGTGTGGAAGCCCCCGCGCTGGTCAGTACCGCGGGTCGCTGAGCGCGATGGtggcctcctgctgctgcagcaccctggCGCCAGCTGGGACCTTGGCCCCAAAGGCACGTTCCACCTCCTCCAGCTGATCCTCCACCACGTAGAGCAGGCAGCATCCAGCTTCCTCCAGCAGGCTTTGCAACAAGGCTGTGCTCACGAGCCCTGCGCCGAAGAGCACGAGGCCGACGCTGCTGCCACCATGGCATGAGGGGGGTGTCGGGCTGTTGGAGGCATCAGGTGCGGGCTCACTTTGGCCAAGAGGTGCAATCCTGGTGTGGAAGGTGGCCAGCGGTGAGGGGTGGCTGGCAGAGGTGGAGGGTGTTGGGTCATCCCTGTGtgtggtggggagggggtggtgGGGAACCAGCAGCTTGTGGtaggagggtggggaggggaccATGCTGTAGCCAGTGCTGGATCCAGTGGTGAtgaggaaggagggatgggagagcagggagggcacgTCGAGTGGCAGGGGCAGgctcaggctcaggctggagtcgggacctgcagagctgaggagacAGAGATCAGAGGATCagagaatatcctgagctggaagggacccacaaggatcatcaaatccaactctTGAGAAGAACACCCTGCATAAGAACACCTCAAGAATGTCACCATATGTCTGAGGATGCTGTCCAAACGCTTCCTGAGTGGGGTCAGGTGAGACAGATAATTAAAGAATCATTAAAATTGGACAAGATTTCCAAGATCATCAGGGCAAACCTTTGACTGAGCATCTCCTTGTCAATTAAACCACACCACTAAGTGccacccacagctccctcagacaCTCCTCATAGCACTGactccccagccccttccccagctccatgcCCTTCTCTGgccacgctccagcccctcaatgtctgTTTTGTAGTGAGGAACAGAACTGGGCATGGCACTTGAGgggcctcagcagtgcccagcacagggggacaagCACTAGTCCAGCTGGGCACACTGTTCTGGGGTCGGTCGGGTGAGACTGAAATGGGGTGGGTGAGGCAGAGAAGGGCAGGATGAGCCCGAGCAAGGCTCGGTGAGGCTGAGATGGAGCGGgtgaggcagggaagggcaggatgAACCCGAGCAGGGGTCGGTCGGGTGAGACTGAATGAGGCAGGGAAAGGCCGGGTGAGCCCGAGCAGCGGTGTGTCCCTCACCGGAGCCCCGGGGCGCGCAGCCCGAGCTGCCGGAGCAGGCGGCGGTTGCGGCAGTGGCGGCCCGAGCTGAGGTGCTCCAGGATGCGGTCGCGGCGCACCCTCAGGGGCAGCTGGCACGGCGTGCACAACAGCGTCTCCACGgcgcccgccgggcccggccccgccggctcCCGCCGCACCGACAGCTCCGAGAACTCGGCCGCGTAGTCGTGCAGCGTCTTCCTCCTCCGCCCCATGGCCCGGCCCCGCTGACTCGGAAGCGGAAGGCCCGCCCGCCTCACGCCGTTGCCCGGCAGCGGCCCCGCTCCGAGCCCCGCGGTGCAGGACAGacctcggcccggcccggccgcagccccagccccgggcgATGGAAGCCGATGATTCGCAGGGAGCAGAGCTCGCCGAAACCATGGGACAGCTCCGGCAGGAGCTGCGGAAAGCCAAGGATGACCACAAGATGGCCATAGGTACCGCGGGAGGTGCCCAGAGCACGCCTTTACCTGCCTAGGTCTCATTCAGTTCGGCTGCTTTCACTTTGGAAACATTGCAGGGTGTCGCTCACAGGCTGAAAAGCCGCttgttttgaaaacacttttttttctccccttggAAGTGAAGAACACGAGAAAACCAGCAGAGAAAGCGCTGAGCAGAGTGGCAAAGCAGGGGTCGAGGTGCTCACTCTGCGTGTCCCCAGAGCAGCGCCCACCTCAAAGCCAGGCCGTTTAATACACATGGAAtaacagaatggtttgggttggagggaccttaaaaatcacccagtgccaccccgtgccatgggcagggacaccttccactatcccaggttgctccaagccctgtccaacctggccttggacacttctagggatccaggggcagccacagcttctctggaaaacctgtgccaggcgtagccaccctcacagggaagaattttttccataTATCCACTCTAACCCTATTCTCTATtagtgtgaagccattccctcctgtcctgtcactccagcaCCTTGTGAACAGTCTCTGTTGTCAGCTCCTTGTggcactggaaggccacaattagtCACACTGAAGTGAAAccaccttttcttctccaggctgtacAAACCCACATCCCACAAACCACATTATCACCCAGAACTACTGTGATGCAGCATTAATGTGACCCAAGTCTGGTCCCAGACTGTTCCCACAGTGGCTTTGCTTATGCTCACCTGAAAAAAGCAGCCACAGGGCGTTCAGCAGGGATTTGCTTTGCTAACAGAATACTCTCCCACTTCACAGGTGCCATCTCTTCCTTGCAAAGACAGATGGAGATCCAAGAATCCGAGCTTCGGAGAATCAGATCGAAAAGGAATTGCTCCAGAAGcagctcagagagagagaagtcCAGCTCCAAGCTGTGTCTGACAAGGTGTGGCCCAAGAGCATGGTGGCCATGGCTAGCAGGAGACATGGcagctgggaatttgggatttttgcaACATTCCCTCTCTCATAGGCAGGAGGGTCACCTGTGGCTGTGAAACTGAAGTGTACAACATTCTCCTTCCAGTTTTGCAGCCTTACAGAAGAACAGAGGCAGGAAGAAGCAGTGGTGATGATGGAGGAGGAGAACCAAAACCTTCAAGAGGTGAATTTGAACAAAGCCTCTACAGAAAAGTCTGGTGTTTGCTGCTTCACTGGGCTGGTTTTAGGGCTGGTGGAGTTTGGCATATAAAACCCACTTAACCC is a window from the Molothrus ater isolate BHLD 08-10-18 breed brown headed cowbird chromosome 23, BPBGC_Mater_1.1, whole genome shotgun sequence genome containing:
- the LOC118695028 gene encoding myo-inositol 2-dehydrogenase-like, translated to MGRRRKTLHDYAAEFSELSVRREPAGPGPAGAVETLLCTPCQLPLRVRRDRILEHLSSGRHCRNRRLLRQLGLRAPGLRSAGPDSSLSLSLPLPLDVPSLLSHPSFLITTGSSTGYSMVPSPPSYHKLLVPHHPLPTTHRDDPTPSTSASHPSPLATFHTRIAPLGQSEPAPDASNSPTPPSCHGGSSVGLVLFGAGLVSTALLQSLLEEAGCCLLYVVEDQLEEVERAFGAKVPAGARVLQQQEATIALSDPRVSGAIICSPPDKAPEMVRDALRAGKGVFCEGLPSLDRQTAEACFDEADRCGRPLVCGFYKRFDPALQFLYKKVRESRALGRIHRVSTISSLYPAASLSLLKASGGIFYNAAVHDIDIISLLLGESVPDTIFSLGHAFCADMGCLRDVDMVTISMKFPSGAIVTLDISQHCTRSCDQRLEVHGSQGTLRVDNQNPLGITEHGTSVSICPQSQAERYRDAYRELFRHFLRALKGQEPPVVTKEQLLWTIQVAAAAEQSWRNGSAVDLHSSATDPPGVKAELV